In Neoarius graeffei isolate fNeoGra1 chromosome 9, fNeoGra1.pri, whole genome shotgun sequence, one genomic interval encodes:
- the LOC132892145 gene encoding zinc-binding protein A33-like, with product MASKFSEDDFSCPVCSEIFKDPVLLHCSHSVCKVCLQQFWETKGSRECPVCRRQSPVHEPPINLALRNLCEIFLQERSLRSSSGSETVCSLHSEKLKVFCLDHQRPVCLVCRDSRKHTNHKFCPIDEAVTDCKEKLKTALKPLQEKLKIFKDWKLNWSQTAEHIKIQAQQTERQIKGEFEKLHQFLQDEEAVRITALREEGEQKSQMMKEKIEKLSKDVSSLSDTIGAVEEEMRAEDISLLQNHKDTVKRAQSTLQHPEELSGALIHVAKHLANLQFRVWKKMQYTIQYTPVTLDPNTVHPGLIVSDDLKSVRRSDEEQKLPDNPERFGDNYRYILGSEGFNSGTHCWDVEVGDCIWWSVGVMTESAQRKGEIISRSGIWCVGYYDGKYFAVAQKLQRIRVKLDWDRGKLSFSDPLTNTHLHTFTHTFTDKLLPFLHVNRKESPLKILPLQCSVSVNQIC from the exons ATGGCTTCTAAGTTTTCAGAGGATGATTTCTCCTGTCCTGTGTGCAGTGAAATCTTCAAGGATCCTGTTCTTCTGCACTGCAGTcacagtgtgtgtaaagtgtgtttgCAGCAGTTCTGGGAGACCAAAGGATCCAGAGAATGTCCTGTTTGTAGGAGGCAGTCGCCTGTGCATGAACCTCCCATAAACCTGGCTTTAAGGAACCTGTGTGAGATTTTCTTACAGGAGAGAAGTCTGAGATCTTCATCAGGGTCTGAAACAGTCTGCAGTCTGCACAGTGAGAAACTCAAAGTCTTCTGTCTGGATCATCAACGGCCGGTGTGTTTGGTGTGTCGAGATTCAAGAAAACACACCAACCACAAATTCTGCCCCATTGATGAGGCAGTAACAGACTGTAAG GAGAAGCTCAAAACTGCCTTGAAACCGCTACAGGAGAAACTGAAGATCTTTAAAGACTGGAAACTGAACTGGAGTCAGACTGCAGAACATATAAAG ATTCAGGCACAACAAACAGAGCGTCAGATTAAGGGGGAGTTTGAGAAGCTTCACCAGTTTCTACAAGATGAAGAGGCAGTCAGGATCACTGCACTGAGAGAGGAAGGGGAGCAGAAGAGTCAGATGATGAAGGAGAAGATTGAGAAGCTGAGCAAAGATGTATCATCTCTTTCAGACACAATCGGAGCTGTAGAAGAAGAGATGAGAGCTGAAGACATTTCATTGCTACAA AACCACAAGGACACAGTGAAAAG agcccagagcacactgcagcatccagaggagctttcaggagcactgatccatgtggcaaaacatctggccaacctgcagttcaGAGTCTGGAAGAAGATGCAGTACACCATCCAATACA caccTGTAACTCTGGACCCCAACACTGTTCATCCTGGACTCATTGTATCTGATGATCTGAAAAGTGTGAGACGCAGTGATGAGGAACAGAAACTTCCTGATAATCCAGAGAGATTTGGTGATAACTATCGGTATATCCTGGGATCTGAGGGCTTTAACTCAGGGACCCACTGCTGGGATGTGGAAGTTGGAGACTGTATATGGTGGAGTGTGGGTGTGATGACAGAATCTgctcagaggaagggggagatAATCTCTAGAAGTGGAATCTGGTGTGTGGGGTATTATGATGGTAAATATTTTGCAG TAGCACAGAAACTCCAGAGGATCAGAGTGAAGCTGGACTGGGACAGAGGAAAACTGTCATTCTCCGACCctctcactaacacacacttacacactttcacacacacatttactgatAAATTACTGCCATTCTTACATGTTAATCGTAAAGAATCTCCTCTAAAGATCCTCCCACTTCAGTGCTCTGTAAGCGTGAATCAGATCTGTTAG